A genomic stretch from Desulfotignum balticum DSM 7044 includes:
- a CDS encoding rhodanese-like domain-containing protein, translating to MKWMQFLTPVKSKDFNETKQMISDHDPDEITILDVRQPGEYKDSHIPGAVLIPLAELSDRAAELDPDKPTLVYUAVGGRSRVAAQMLAGKGFKQVYNVSGGIKAWKSKTAVGPQTLGMDLFKGPESAKEFLVIAYSLEQGLQEFYQEMADKARNEAVKNLFHKLAAIEIKHKDQVFERYQNMVDPEMSRDGFESMVTVSALEGGLTTQQYLDQFDPDLSVETEVVSMAMSIEAQALDLYQRVAGQVTDPKAKDVLQQIAKEEQQHLARLGKLMDTL from the coding sequence ATGAAATGGATGCAGTTTTTGACACCGGTCAAATCCAAAGACTTCAACGAAACAAAACAGATGATATCAGATCATGATCCGGATGAAATTACCATTCTGGATGTGCGTCAGCCCGGGGAATACAAGGATTCCCATATTCCGGGCGCGGTGCTGATCCCGCTGGCCGAGCTGTCGGACCGGGCCGCTGAACTGGATCCGGATAAACCCACTCTGGTCTACTGAGCCGTGGGCGGACGCAGCCGGGTGGCTGCTCAGATGCTTGCGGGCAAAGGGTTTAAACAGGTGTACAATGTATCCGGCGGTATCAAGGCCTGGAAATCAAAAACCGCTGTGGGGCCTCAGACCCTGGGCATGGACCTGTTCAAGGGCCCGGAATCAGCCAAAGAATTCCTTGTCATTGCCTATTCTCTGGAACAGGGGTTGCAGGAATTCTACCAGGAGATGGCGGACAAGGCCCGAAACGAAGCAGTTAAAAATCTGTTCCATAAACTGGCCGCCATTGAGATCAAGCACAAAGATCAGGTGTTTGAAAGGTATCAAAACATGGTGGATCCGGAAATGTCCCGGGACGGGTTTGAATCCATGGTCACCGTCTCGGCCCTGGAAGGCGGGTTGACCACCCAACAGTACCTGGATCAGTTTGACCCGGATCTGTCTGTGGAAACCGAGGTGGTTTCCATGGCCATGTCCATTGAGGCCCAGGCCCTGGACCTGTATCAGCGGGTGGCCGGACAGGTGACGGATCCAAAGGCCAAAGACGTCCTTCAACAGATCGCCAAAGAGGAACAACAGCACCTGGCCCGCCTGGGAAAACTGATGGACACCCTGTGA
- a CDS encoding NAD(P)/FAD-dependent oxidoreductase: MKKHLVLVGGGHAHMVTLANIRRFVEKKYRVTVIGPSEFHYYSGMGPGMLGGTYSPDQIRFATRKTVENQGGEFVTDRVTHIMPRDRQVMTRSGARIDYDVVSFNAGSHIPLPGTDTPEQDRPANLYPVKPIEQLMDASAALKTLFARKKVSVNVVGGGPSSAEVAGNVWQLARNRGAHMPDIRILCGSRFMGRFGEKIRSRIKQILEKRKIVIQENARVKTVTASEIILESGQGFATDFTFMASGVVPTPMFEESGLAMGPDKGLLVNQYLQSVTDPQIFGGGDCIYFQPQPLDKVGVYAVRQNPVLLHNLMAALDGEPLNPFDPGPDYLLVFNLGGRQGVLKKKNIVFSGRLAFTIKDYIDTKFMKRFQAAETGQ; encoded by the coding sequence ATGAAAAAACATCTGGTGCTGGTGGGCGGCGGCCATGCCCACATGGTCACCCTGGCAAATATCCGGCGGTTTGTTGAAAAAAAATACCGGGTCACGGTGATCGGCCCGTCCGAATTTCATTATTATTCGGGCATGGGCCCGGGCATGCTCGGAGGGACCTATTCACCGGATCAAATCCGGTTTGCCACCCGTAAAACCGTGGAAAATCAGGGGGGTGAATTTGTCACTGACCGGGTGACACACATCATGCCCCGGGATCGGCAGGTGATGACCCGGTCCGGGGCACGGATCGATTATGATGTGGTCTCATTCAATGCCGGATCCCATATTCCGCTGCCGGGAACGGACACACCTGAACAAGACCGGCCGGCCAATCTGTATCCGGTCAAACCCATTGAACAGCTGATGGATGCCTCGGCAGCCCTGAAAACCCTGTTTGCCCGAAAAAAAGTGAGCGTGAATGTGGTGGGCGGGGGACCGTCTTCAGCGGAAGTGGCCGGCAATGTGTGGCAGCTGGCCAGAAACAGGGGGGCGCATATGCCTGATATCCGGATTTTATGCGGCTCCCGGTTCATGGGCCGGTTTGGAGAAAAGATCCGGTCCCGGATAAAACAGATTCTGGAAAAACGAAAGATCGTGATTCAGGAAAATGCCCGGGTCAAAACAGTGACCGCATCAGAGATCATCCTGGAATCCGGGCAGGGATTTGCCACGGATTTTACCTTTATGGCTTCCGGCGTGGTTCCCACCCCGATGTTTGAGGAATCCGGCCTGGCAATGGGTCCGGACAAAGGACTGCTGGTCAATCAGTATCTTCAAAGTGTGACAGACCCACAGATTTTCGGGGGCGGCGACTGCATTTATTTTCAGCCGCAGCCGCTGGACAAGGTAGGCGTGTATGCGGTCCGGCAGAATCCGGTGCTGCTGCACAACCTGATGGCAGCCCTGGACGGGGAGCCACTCAATCCCTTTGATCCCGGACCCGATTATCTGCTGGTGTTCAACCTGGGCGGAAGGCAAGGCGTGCTCAAGAAAAAAAATATCGTATTCAGCGGCAGGCTTGCCTTTACAATCAAAGATTATATTGATACAAAATTTATGAAACGATTCCAGGCGGCGGAAACCGGACAATAA
- a CDS encoding ferredoxin, whose protein sequence is MKVTITDQCMGDRNCNELCPEVFKYDEDQLKSTIRVDPIPDHLKDKVRQAAAECGAEAIIIEE, encoded by the coding sequence ATGAAAGTGACCATTACTGATCAGTGTATGGGTGACAGAAACTGTAATGAACTGTGTCCGGAAGTGTTCAAATATGATGAAGATCAACTGAAATCCACGATTCGGGTTGATCCCATTCCGGATCATCTCAAGGACAAGGTCCGCCAGGCTGCTGCCGAATGCGGTGCTGAAGCCATCATTATCGAGGAATAA
- the rbr gene encoding rubrerythrin, giving the protein MGKFRESRTAVNLHTSFAAEAQARTRYNFFANKAKDDGYVQIGKLFDETAAQEFEHALRFFKFFNGGELTINWHFPAGVIEDTRSNLLSSAELENYVGNDMYAKFAEIAREEGFARAADTFDAIIVAENHHEKLFRHLAENIASNRIFQDKAPIQWRCLSCGYIHTGEKAPDKCPACVRPTGWFERLCENY; this is encoded by the coding sequence ATGGGAAAGTTCCGGGAAAGCAGGACTGCGGTGAACCTGCACACCTCTTTTGCCGCAGAGGCCCAGGCCAGAACTCGGTATAATTTTTTTGCCAACAAGGCCAAAGATGACGGGTATGTTCAGATCGGCAAACTGTTCGATGAAACCGCGGCCCAGGAATTTGAACATGCGCTGCGGTTTTTCAAGTTTTTCAACGGCGGCGAGTTGACCATCAACTGGCATTTTCCCGCCGGCGTGATTGAAGATACCCGATCCAATCTGCTCTCATCTGCAGAGCTGGAAAATTACGTGGGCAACGACATGTATGCCAAATTTGCAGAAATCGCCCGGGAAGAAGGATTTGCCCGGGCAGCGGATACGTTTGATGCCATTATTGTGGCGGAAAACCATCATGAAAAACTGTTTCGGCACCTGGCTGAAAATATCGCATCCAACCGGATTTTTCAGGATAAGGCCCCGATTCAATGGCGTTGCTTAAGCTGCGGATACATCCATACCGGAGAAAAGGCACCGGATAAATGTCCGGCCTGTGTGCGGCCAACGGGCTGGTTTGAACGGTTGTGTGAAAATTATTGA
- a CDS encoding DVU0772 family protein, which produces MRLGDIKKNYNLLNSVDWDMTPEEAIALHLEWGPLRSQSYYNSRDNDNETVYFVINTWKNPPILTLVRRKGFDSEELGNFSLPKPLEAEFLQGIGKYKGVYAVEGKVRDWLKKELDV; this is translated from the coding sequence ATGAGACTTGGCGATATAAAGAAAAATTACAATCTGCTGAATTCAGTGGACTGGGACATGACACCGGAAGAAGCGATTGCATTGCATCTGGAATGGGGTCCGTTGAGATCCCAATCCTATTACAATTCCAGAGACAATGACAATGAGACTGTTTATTTTGTGATCAACACCTGGAAAAATCCGCCGATCCTCACGCTGGTGCGGAGAAAAGGGTTTGATTCCGAAGAACTGGGTAATTTTTCGCTGCCCAAGCCGCTGGAAGCAGAATTTTTACAAGGCATCGGCAAATACAAAGGCGTATATGCCGTGGAGGGAAAAGTGCGAGACTGGCTGAAAAAGGAACTTGACGTTTAA
- the proC gene encoding pyrroline-5-carboxylate reductase, with product MLQKKRIGFIGSGNMGEALVSGLVLSQATQPENIFCSDIDPELLAAIKDKYHVNVTQNNLEVIRQSDIVVYATKPQILGMVLKETAPALDDSKLIISIAAGVPLAAIAIGLQKKLRLIRAMPNICAFVKESATAIAAGEYVLENDVAEARAIFNSVGKTVFIHENVLMDAFTGLSGSGPAYIFTIVDAMADAGVKMGLSRKDALFLSSQTVLGSARMLLESKEHPGQLKDRVASPGGTAIAGIHTLEQGGLRTTLINAVESATKRSRELGELMVKDFIKINENESNGK from the coding sequence GTTTCCGGCCTGGTTCTCTCCCAGGCAACCCAACCTGAAAACATCTTCTGCTCGGACATCGACCCGGAACTGCTGGCCGCCATCAAAGACAAATACCATGTCAATGTGACCCAGAACAACCTGGAAGTGATCCGGCAGTCAGATATTGTTGTCTACGCGACCAAACCCCAGATTCTCGGGATGGTGCTCAAGGAAACCGCCCCGGCCCTGGATGACTCCAAACTGATCATCTCCATTGCTGCGGGGGTTCCTCTGGCAGCCATTGCCATCGGCCTGCAGAAAAAGCTGCGCCTGATCCGGGCCATGCCCAATATCTGCGCGTTTGTCAAAGAAAGCGCCACCGCCATCGCCGCAGGTGAGTATGTGCTGGAAAATGATGTGGCTGAAGCCCGGGCCATTTTCAATTCCGTGGGCAAAACCGTGTTCATCCATGAAAATGTGCTCATGGATGCCTTTACCGGCTTGAGCGGCAGCGGGCCTGCCTATATTTTCACCATTGTGGACGCCATGGCGGATGCCGGTGTAAAAATGGGACTGTCCCGAAAGGACGCCCTGTTTCTGTCCTCCCAGACCGTGCTGGGTTCGGCCCGCATGCTTCTGGAATCCAAAGAACATCCCGGCCAGCTCAAAGACCGGGTGGCATCCCCGGGCGGCACCGCCATTGCAGGGATTCACACCCTGGAACAGGGCGGTCTTCGCACCACTTTGATCAACGCGGTGGAGTCAGCCACCAAACGGTCCAGAGAACTGGGTGAGTTGATGGTCAAGGATTTCATAAAAATCAATGAGAACGAATCAAACGGCAAATAA